One part of the Dermacentor silvarum isolate Dsil-2018 chromosome 6, BIME_Dsil_1.4, whole genome shotgun sequence genome encodes these proteins:
- the LOC119456054 gene encoding next to BRCA1 gene 1 protein: MRISAALVDDENYVNMAETRFVVEFTPRPIRFQLSLPSDSSWATVQNTLLQGCGLSPTASAVRITYADDEDERVLLSSEPEMQEAIRIAEKKGNVLQLQITEEDVPSASAATQPLSSPHGGSVSGEFVFVGGNNNASAAASETQTDAHVAPAIASSETSSALPRADAGDGGTSPPAWFVDFVRTLRNELKDEVTAEVFKRLDERKVDKWTAAATAADAFPDAPTCSNCRCQVQGVRYRCCICQNYDLCEVCESLPSVHDSSHAMLKIRKPAGSLQQIPRRKRSNGCTFRPIRSPNRASAIREMKQEMKMQKLMKKLEKYNLRDSNIYRLPGASSSSENYLNPDAFDSEFVCDDTIPDWTHVQPGTRFTKRWKVRNSGNRAWDENILLKYCWGTLGLMPNDTDIEAPRLMPNEEGMLEVQFTAPHEPGHYQTHWRMFSPQGYFGHRLWCNVVVDPALTLEPKQKHMSSLKVVAGADDDFSHESTLKPEDFATGLKANIVSHTATPFNTPAAVTPRKSPEPEEGEESNVAALGSNMSILDMPILHDTEESASVLSLSSVETEADFEVVPLPSCFNLNIPFNLPEPKPAEERSESALQSAATSCEVIAKPPKCNYCDPLQCMSASAVAPPQGYSDNEGENAGTPTLPLRFRDPLTESDASNSSTSTTQTSTADIKRPSDRDEKQNEASSTDDNPDAARSATKPAFSTRKTYKVEAVGDALPEALVNGALNAAATVFNTAKTVFTGIQQERQRMSSSQWMPPAHLAPENKLFEMGFRNRELNSVLLKKHSGDIQKVIEELINANVESWSTTTPVEGPPTARPFMCSFD; the protein is encoded by the coding sequence ATGCGCATATCAGCTGCACTCGTTGACGACGAAAATTATGTGAACATGGCTGAGACTCGCTTCGTTGTGGAGTTTACGCCGCGTCCCATACGATTTCAACTGAGTTTGCCGAGTGACTCGAGCTGGGCTACAGTACAGAACACGCTGCTGCAAGGCTGTGGCTTGTCCCCGACTGCGTCCGCCGTCCGCATAACGTACGCCGATGACGAGGACGAGAGGGTGCTGCTTTCTTCGGAGCCCGAAATGCAAGAAGCGATCCGCATCGCCGAGAAGAAAGGCAACGTACTACAGTTGCAAATCACAGAAGAAGATGTGCCATCGGCAAGCGCTGCGACGCAGCCGTTAAGCAGCCCCCACGGCGGCAGCGTCTCTGGGGAGTTCGTGTTTGTTGGCGGAAACAACAACGCGTCGGCCGCTGCGTCGGAGACGCAGACAGACGCGCATGTTGCACCAGCCATCGCTTCATCGGAGACGTCGTCAGCCCTGCCACGAGCCGATGCAGGTGACGGCGGTACAAGCCCACCAGCCTGGTTCGTCGACTTTGTGCGAACGCTCAGGAACGAGCTCAAGGATGAAGTTACGGCAGAGGTTTTCAAACGGCTCGACGAGCGCAAGGTCGACAAGTGGACGGCGGCAGCCACCGCCGCAGACGCATTCCCGGACGCGCCGACGTGCAGCAATTGCCGCTGCCAGGTTCAGGGAGTCCGCTACAGGTGCTGTATCTGCCAGAATTATGATCTGTGCGAGGTGTGCGAATCGCTGCCCAGCGTGCACGACAGCTCTCACGCAATGCTGAAAATTCGCAAACCAGCTGGCTCTCTGCAGCAGATCCCGCGTCGCAAGCGGTCCAATGGTTGTACCTTCCGGCCGATACGCTCGCCAAACCGCGCGTCTGCGATCCGGGAAATGAAGCAAGAGATGAAAATGCAGAAGCTTATGAAGAAGCTCGAAAAATATAATCTCAGGGACAGCAACATCTACAGACTGCCTGGCGCGTCGTCCAGCTCCGAGAACTATTTGAATCCCGACGCCTTTGATTCCGAGTTCGTCTGCGACGACACCATCCCGGACTGGACTCACGTCCAGCCGGGAACGCGCTTCACGAAGCGGTGGAAAGTGCGAAACTCAGGGAACAGAGCTTGGGACGAGAATATCCTTTTGAAGTATTGCTGGGGCACCTTAGGGCTTATGCCGAATGACACGGACATTGAGGCACCTCGACTGATGCCGAATGAAGAAGGCATGCTGGAAGTGCAGTTCACAGCACCTCACGAGCCCGGCCACTACCAGACCCACTGGAGGATGTTCAGTCCACAGGGCTACTTTGGCCACCGACTGTGGTGCAATGTGGTTGTGGACCCTGCTCTCACCCTTGAGCCAAAACAGAAGCACATGTCCAGCCTCAAGGTCGTTGCTGGAGCAGATGACGACTTCAGCCATGAATCTACTCTCAAGCCAGAGGACTTTGCCACTGGACTTAAAGCGAACATTGTGTCGCACACTGCGACCCCGTTCAATACTCCAGCTGCAGTTACTCCTCGCAAATCACCTGAACCTGAAGAGGGGGAAGAGAGTAATGTAGCAGCTCTTGGTTCAAACATGTCTATCCTGGACATGCCAATCCTTCATGATACTGAAGAGTCTGCCAGTGTGCTCAGCCTGAGCAGCGTGGAGACAGAGGCTGACTTTGAAGTTGTGCCTCTGCCATCTTGTTTCAATCTCAACATCCCATTCAATCTCCCAGAACCGAAGCCTGCAGAGGAAAGAAGTGAATCTGCCCTGCAGAGTGCGGCAACTTCTTGCGAAGTGATAGCCAAGCCTCCCAAGTGCAACTACTGTGATCCATTACAGTGCATGTCTGCGTCTGCTGTTGCACCTCCTCAGGGATACAGTGATAATGAAGGAGAGAATGCCGGTACTCCTACCCTCCCTCTGCGATTCAGAGATCCTCTGACTGAGTCTGATGCATCTAACTCTTCAACCTCAACAACCCAGACAAGCACAGCTGACATCAAAAGACCTTCCGACCGTGATGAGAAGCAAAATGAAGCCAGCTCGACTGACGACAACCCAGATGCTGCCAGGTCGGCGACAAAGCCAGCGTTTTCGACTCGAAAGACCTACAAAGTGGAAGCAGTTGGTGATGCACTTCCAGAAGCCCTTGTCAATGGAGCCTTAAATGCTGCAGCCACAGTGTTCAATACAGCCAAGACAGTCTTCACAGGAATCCAACAAGAGAGGCAGCGAATGAGCTCTTCACAGTGGATGCCACCGGCACACCTTGCACCCGAGAACAAGCTCTTTGAGATGGGCTTCAGGAACCGGGAGCTCAACTCGGTCCTGCTTAAGAAACATTCAGGAGACATCCAGAAGGTCATTGAAGAACTCATCAATGCCAATGTTGAAAGCTGGTCTACAACAACACCCGTGGAAGGACCTCCCACAGCACGTCCTTTCATGTGTTCTTTCGACTAA